Proteins co-encoded in one Setaria viridis chromosome 9, Setaria_viridis_v4.0, whole genome shotgun sequence genomic window:
- the LOC117838811 gene encoding aquaporin NIP3-1 — protein sequence MEPGSTPPNGSAPATPGTPAPLFSGGPRVDSLSYERKSMPRCRCLPAVEGWGLATHTCVVEIPAPDVSLTRKLGAEFMGTFILIFFATAAPIVNQKYGGVISPFGNAACAGLAVTIIILSTGHISGAHLNPSLTIAFAALRHFPWLQVPAYVSVQVLGSICASFALKGVFHPFLSGGVTVPDVTISTAQAFFTEFIITFNLLFVVTAVATDTRAVGELAGIAVGAAVTLNILVAGPTTGGSMNPVRTLGPAVAAGNYRQLWIYLLAPTLGAVAGAGVYTAVKLRDENGETPRTQRSFRR from the exons ATGGAGCCGGGGTCGACGCCGCCGAACgggtcggcgccggcgacgccgggCACGCCAGCGCCGCTGTTCTCCGGCGGGCCGCGGGTGGACTCGCTGTCGTACGAGCGCAAGTCGATGCCGCGGTGCAGGTGCCTGCCGGCGGTGGAGGGGTGGGGGCTGGCCACGCACACCTGCGTCGTCGAGATCCCCGCGCCGGACGTCTCGCTCACCCGCAAG CTGGGCGCGGAGTTCATGGGCACGTTCATCCTCATCTTCttcgcgacggcggcgccgatcGTGAACCAGAAGTACGGCGGCGTGATCAGCCCGTTCGGGAACGCGGCGTGCGCGGGGCTGGCGGTGACCATCATCATCCTGTCGACGGGCCACATCTCGGGCGCCCACCTCAACCCGTCCCTCACCATCGCCTTCGCCGCGCTGCGCCACTTCCCCTGGCTCCAGGTGCCCGCCTACGTGTCCGTCCAGGTGCTCGGCTCCATCTGCGCCAGCTTCGCGCTCAAGGGCGTCTTCCACCCCTTCCTCTCCGGCGGGGTCACCGTGCCGGACgtcaccatctccaccgccCAGGCGTTCTTCACCGAGTTCATCATCACCTTCAACCTCCTCTTCGTCGTCACTGCCGTCGCCACCGACACCCGCGCT GTGGGTGAGCTCGCCGGGATCGCGGTCGGAGCGGCCGTGACGCTGAACATCCTCGTGGCCGG GCCGACGACGGGCGGGTCGATGAACCCGGTGAGGACgctggggccggcggtggcggcggggaacTACCGGCAGCTGTGGATCTACTTGCTGGCGCCGACGCTcggcgcggtggcgggggccggcgtGTACACCGCCGTGAAGCTCAGGGACGAGAACGGCGAGACACCGCGGACGCAGCGCAGCTTCCGCCGCTGA